The Halomicronema hongdechloris C2206 genome includes a window with the following:
- a CDS encoding DUF6208 family protein, translating to MSRPSWDVLWEVPLGLLSFLFSRALKATLTLLSRYYNPANRKAKPDWQVVSAEFLASPLKLLWTMSRARWNLHALIAIAGPFTVQTSLQLDTASLFRSAPSWTAVIYTLQGFKTLTSISSLTTDPTDSPVEISLPPGRYLVGLRHYHWSDPIELPAITVDGQLALTAETRPAPPDANWFYRDLIQRRRWIHRWLNYYVYPLLRYRHWLPARFVHDTFLPVPNPETHFYFGALAPGERLTIQLAPALFNDYAVYLSHYSRDCFPLDWYPLTVPEHRIPALPEKTLYILRIHPKHREAVPLQTTWVDLSPEATTQP from the coding sequence ATGAGCAGGCCATCCTGGGATGTCCTCTGGGAAGTTCCCCTGGGGTTGCTGTCTTTCCTCTTTTCCCGAGCCTTAAAGGCCACCCTGACCCTGCTGAGCCGTTATTATAATCCGGCCAATCGCAAGGCCAAACCGGACTGGCAGGTGGTCTCCGCCGAATTTCTGGCCAGCCCGCTGAAGCTGCTGTGGACCATGAGTCGGGCCCGCTGGAATCTCCATGCCTTAATTGCGATCGCAGGTCCATTTACCGTCCAAACCAGCTTACAACTTGATACCGCCTCCCTATTCCGCTCGGCCCCCTCCTGGACCGCCGTGATATACACCCTGCAGGGCTTCAAAACCCTGACCAGCATCAGTTCCCTCACCACCGACCCCACAGATTCCCCGGTAGAGATATCACTGCCACCAGGGCGCTATCTGGTGGGGTTGCGCCATTACCACTGGTCTGATCCGATTGAGCTGCCGGCCATTACAGTCGATGGTCAGTTGGCCCTAACTGCTGAAACTCGACCGGCTCCTCCCGATGCCAACTGGTTTTACCGCGATCTGATCCAACGGCGTCGCTGGATTCACCGCTGGCTAAACTACTACGTCTATCCGCTGCTGCGCTATCGCCATTGGTTGCCGGCCCGCTTCGTGCACGATACCTTTCTGCCGGTCCCCAATCCCGAGACCCACTTCTACTTCGGTGCCCTCGCCCCCGGAGAGAGGCTCACTATACAGCTGGCTCCAGCCCTATTCAACGACTATGCCGTCTACCTCAGCCACTACAGCCGCGATTGCTTTCCCTTGGACTGGTATCCCCTGACGGTTCCAGAGCACCGCATCCCTGCCCTACCTGAGAAAACCCTATATATTCTACGGATTCATCCCAAACATCGAGAAGCGGTCCCCCTCCAGACAACCTGGGTCGATCTAAGCCCTGAAGCCACGACCCAGCCCTAA
- a CDS encoding two-partner secretion domain-containing protein encodes MVQAYWCRFGVSSFLGVVSLGVGITTGMSAAGAQLIPDASLGADSSVVTPNAVINGSGATRIDGGAQRGANLFHSFQEFSVNAGQRVYFANPLGIDTILSRVTGGSLSTIDGLLGVDGAADLFLLNPHGVLFGANAQLDLDGSFFVSTANSLPLADGHEFSAIPSPGGDLLSVSMPLGVQTWTAPQGNIAVRGSLALAPEQTLTLFGDTVTSSGSLQVPGGTVQVLGNQVNLQNNASINVSGLTDGGTVLVGGDYQGQGTIPTAGRTTVAPGATIRADAGEWGQGGQIIIWADEAADIQGSLTARGGTLGGDGGLIETSAKDTLHVTARVDASAPSGSGGLWLIDPTNITIVPMGVTGIDISIVGADQINLALNNGTSVTITTNIGGSEAGDITQEPGAVIEKTDGGAATLTLEADRNILIQADILSMAGPLPVILLGDRDGDGDGNVSIAPFPSGSVSILSNGGDISITGNANNIEFGNGVDLFLASIESDGGDIFITGNATMDAINGVSLTSSTIESGDGKISIRGNANTGSGNGVTISSTSIESSGGTISITGSNSNSTFGSGNGVRLFASPIDSDGENIEIVGNSVNGIGVFIAMEDITSSGGTISITGMGDFNGISTSSGPTIDADQGKVLLTGNNISFGEDTTVEGETVKIDAGDRLDLFFNSLVFATDLIQIEADRLRALDFDSFTSTVFVSDTVNADIISDNQLSLNVAQIEGFIFQEGLSFDELRNNSTNDISPPGATADNTGDDVEADDGYPDLPAEPASENLTLSSAIGCNTDDRFIVSGRGGLPPGPTDPQAADPVEIPWVAVDEELPAVTTEALPSITRSDTRTEQLPRLVEAQGWITDADGQIYFVADASSITPRSLTAAVPCNAWLP; translated from the coding sequence ATGGTGCAAGCCTACTGGTGCCGGTTTGGTGTTTCTTCATTCCTGGGTGTTGTCTCCCTTGGAGTCGGTATCACCACTGGTATGTCTGCCGCAGGGGCGCAGTTAATCCCCGATGCCAGCCTCGGAGCAGACAGTTCTGTGGTTACCCCCAATGCTGTCATCAATGGCAGTGGTGCCACGCGCATCGATGGCGGGGCCCAGCGGGGCGCCAACCTGTTCCACAGCTTCCAGGAGTTCAGCGTCAATGCTGGTCAACGGGTCTATTTCGCCAACCCTCTCGGCATCGACACCATCTTGAGCCGAGTCACCGGGGGGAGCCTGTCTACCATCGATGGCCTGCTGGGGGTAGACGGTGCCGCCGACCTGTTTCTGCTCAATCCCCATGGCGTCCTCTTCGGTGCCAACGCCCAGTTAGATCTAGACGGCTCTTTCTTCGTCAGCACCGCCAACAGCCTGCCCCTAGCCGATGGCCATGAGTTCAGCGCCATCCCTTCTCCCGGTGGAGACCTGCTGAGTGTCAGTATGCCCTTGGGGGTGCAGACCTGGACGGCTCCTCAGGGCAATATTGCCGTACGAGGATCCTTAGCGCTGGCTCCCGAGCAAACCCTAACCCTGTTTGGCGATACTGTCACCAGCAGCGGCAGCTTACAGGTGCCTGGCGGCACTGTGCAGGTGTTAGGCAATCAGGTCAATCTGCAAAACAACGCCAGCATCAATGTCTCTGGGCTGACCGATGGCGGCACGGTTCTAGTGGGTGGGGACTATCAGGGACAGGGAACCATTCCAACCGCCGGCAGAACCACAGTGGCACCAGGCGCCACCATCCGAGCCGATGCCGGAGAGTGGGGCCAGGGAGGGCAAATTATTATCTGGGCCGATGAAGCGGCTGACATCCAGGGCTCGCTCACAGCCCGAGGCGGCACCCTAGGAGGCGATGGTGGCCTAATTGAAACCTCGGCCAAGGACACCCTGCATGTCACCGCCCGTGTTGACGCCAGTGCCCCCAGTGGCAGCGGCGGCCTCTGGCTGATCGACCCCACTAACATCACCATCGTGCCCATGGGTGTCACTGGCATCGACATCAGTATTGTGGGGGCGGATCAGATTAACTTAGCCCTCAATAATGGCACCAGCGTCACCATCACCACCAACATTGGCGGCAGCGAGGCTGGAGACATCACTCAGGAACCAGGTGCGGTCATCGAAAAGACAGATGGTGGGGCGGCCACCCTCACCCTAGAAGCAGACAGAAATATTTTGATTCAGGCTGATATTTTGTCTATGGCGGGTCCGTTGCCTGTGATCTTGTTAGGAGATCGCGATGGCGATGGCGACGGCAATGTCAGTATTGCTCCCTTTCCCTCAGGCTCTGTATCAATTTTGAGTAATGGCGGCGATATTTCCATCACGGGAAACGCCAACAATATTGAGTTTGGCAACGGCGTCGATCTTTTCTTGGCATCCATTGAGAGTGACGGCGGCGATATTTTCATCACGGGAAATGCCACCATGGATGCCATTAATGGCGTCTCGTTAACATCGTCAACTATCGAGAGCGGCGACGGCAAGATTTCAATCAGAGGAAATGCAAACACCGGCTCTGGCAACGGAGTCACTATTTCCTCAACATCCATTGAGAGTAGCGGCGGCACTATTTCGATTACAGGAAGCAACAGCAATTCAACCTTTGGCTCTGGGAACGGAGTCAGGCTTTTCGCCTCGCCCATTGATAGCGATGGGGAAAATATTGAAATTGTTGGTAATAGTGTCAATGGCATTGGAGTGTTTATTGCCATGGAAGATATTACCAGCAGTGGGGGCACCATCTCTATCACTGGAATGGGTGATTTCAATGGAATATCTACATCTTCTGGGCCAACTATTGATGCCGATCAAGGAAAAGTTTTGCTGACTGGGAACAACATTAGTTTCGGAGAAGATACGACCGTTGAAGGGGAAACTGTCAAGATAGATGCTGGCGATAGACTCGATTTATTTTTCAATAGCTTAGTATTTGCCACGGATCTGATTCAGATTGAGGCCGATCGATTACGGGCCTTGGATTTTGACTCATTTACGTCTACAGTATTTGTCTCCGACACTGTCAATGCAGATATTATTTCCGACAATCAACTGAGCTTAAATGTGGCCCAAATTGAGGGGTTTATCTTCCAGGAGGGGCTGAGTTTCGATGAACTTAGGAATAACTCCACCAATGACATCAGCCCTCCTGGAGCCACTGCTGACAACACCGGAGACGATGTAGAAGCAGACGATGGCTATCCTGACTTGCCCGCAGAACCAGCCTCCGAAAACCTGACGCTCAGTAGCGCCATCGGGTGCAACACCGACGATCGCTTCATTGTCTCCGGGCGGGGTGGATTGCCCCCAGGGCCAACCGATCCACAAGCCGCTGACCCTGTGGAGATTCCCTGGGTGGCTGTCGATGAGGAGTTGCCAGCGGTGACGACAGAGGCCCTACCATCCATCACCCGGTCAGACACCAGAACGGAGCAACTGCCAAGGCTAGTGGAAGCCCAAGGCTGGATCACCGATGCCGATGGTCAAATATATTTTGTGGCGGACGCTTCCTCGATAACGCCTCGAAGCCTGACTGCCGCTGTGCCGTGTAATGCCTGGCTCCCGTGA
- a CDS encoding two-partner secretion domain-containing protein: MRLPASYCSIQLCWGLVVLAGSGVSGTGSAKAQLIPDASLAGESSVITPHVLINGNGAIHIDGGAQRGANLFHSFREFNVNTGQRVYFANPLGIDTILSRVTGGSLSTLDGLLGVDGTADLFLLNPNGILFGPNAQLDVRGSFVATTTEGIDFADGREFSAIPAAGELLSLSVPLGVQANRLPVGDIITAGRLETGQDLILGGKYLLLTGQLLAGRDLSLHAADTIVIRDTPAEVFSAHAAGDLTVQGDSAIDILALNHPDHTPFVSGGALRLMSDGIISGDARFASGGGWYVLTLAGTPGDFVSLYDPIIQANGDVVFGDYTGAALKVEATGSIEGGNIRITGPDVGIPASDPDVDILSTLPALILRAGVPAVTNPNIAITTGGTIFASGVAVAGLQPGSILIGEVNTSAPGPNDAGPILLSALGDITTGDLLAFSQSSGGDAGDGGAITLRAEHGDITVNGSVFADSFAESTGDSGNGGAVTFIASNGNISLMDVIAASSFSKDGNAGNGGDVRLSAPQGQIMGPTMGSQIITFAVADTAGQGAGSGGDVLLEAGTQISNLEIFTLSSDFFSDAGNVRISGFGDLHISDLEIRTSQAMLPDLTGGTITVDGVGLSGNITVESSGNLSLEEVILESNTQSGLPAGLINISSSGRLTVHDSAFTSSTEATGDGGGIRLSGDDGVTLNSTELRADSSGTGDAGGIQIVSSASGDMVFNGSDLTTTTTGGAGTGGRITLESAKVIILNDTEIKADTEGAGEAGDIAVSDVEVLVLRQGSLMLADAFGDSLVNGGDISISADFVVAVPQENSDIIANSILGDGGNITISANNIFGFTQPSGLTFGQLRSNTSNDISASSEFGLQGTIDIDTLDLDPSRGLAELPVNLDDPADQIAEGCGPDAAVAAQQSEFIVSGRGGLPPSPGTLDAIAQSAISVPWVTHEDGAAARVPDTPAAAAGSLVEADGWITRADGQVYFIAAESAAAPVPASTVTNQGCALVSEMEP, encoded by the coding sequence GTGCGACTCCCTGCGTCCTACTGCTCGATTCAACTCTGTTGGGGGCTAGTTGTCCTGGCAGGCAGTGGGGTATCAGGGACAGGGTCGGCAAAAGCACAACTGATTCCCGATGCCAGTCTGGCAGGAGAAAGCTCTGTCATTACCCCTCATGTCCTGATTAACGGGAATGGTGCCATTCACATCGATGGGGGTGCCCAGCGGGGTGCTAACTTATTCCATAGTTTTCGGGAGTTCAACGTCAACACCGGTCAGCGGGTCTATTTCGCTAATCCCCTCGGCATCGACACCATCTTGAGCCGGGTCACAGGGGGGAGCCTGTCTACCCTTGATGGGTTATTAGGGGTAGACGGTACCGCCGATCTGTTTCTGCTCAATCCTAATGGCATCCTGTTTGGGCCCAACGCCCAGTTGGACGTCAGGGGCTCCTTCGTCGCGACGACAACTGAAGGAATCGACTTCGCCGATGGCCGTGAGTTCAGTGCCATCCCTGCCGCCGGGGAGCTGCTGAGCCTCAGTGTACCGCTGGGAGTCCAGGCCAATCGCTTGCCGGTGGGAGATATCATCACCGCTGGTCGCTTGGAAACGGGGCAGGACCTGATCCTGGGGGGTAAGTATCTATTGCTGACGGGGCAGTTGCTGGCTGGCCGAGACCTGAGCCTCCATGCTGCCGATACCATTGTCATTCGTGATACTCCGGCGGAGGTCTTCTCAGCCCATGCCGCAGGGGACCTCACGGTTCAGGGGGATAGTGCCATTGATATCCTGGCCCTGAACCATCCAGACCACACTCCCTTTGTGAGTGGGGGTGCCCTGCGGCTGATGAGTGATGGCATCATCTCGGGAGATGCTCGCTTTGCCAGTGGTGGCGGATGGTACGTGCTGACTCTGGCGGGAACTCCAGGCGACTTTGTCAGCCTCTATGACCCCATCATCCAGGCCAACGGAGATGTGGTATTCGGCGACTACACTGGAGCCGCCCTGAAGGTGGAAGCCACCGGCAGCATTGAGGGGGGAAATATCCGTATTACCGGACCTGATGTGGGCATTCCTGCCTCCGATCCAGACGTTGACATTCTCAGCACTCTGCCGGCCCTGATTCTGCGGGCCGGGGTGCCCGCCGTGACCAATCCCAATATTGCGATCACCACCGGTGGTACCATCTTTGCTAGCGGTGTCGCCGTCGCGGGATTGCAACCCGGTAGCATCCTGATCGGCGAAGTCAATACCAGTGCCCCTGGGCCTAATGATGCCGGCCCGATTCTCCTGTCCGCCCTGGGCGATATAACCACCGGGGACCTATTGGCCTTTTCTCAATCCTCAGGGGGGGATGCGGGCGATGGCGGTGCCATTACCCTGAGGGCCGAGCATGGCGATATCACGGTCAATGGATCGGTCTTTGCAGATTCCTTTGCCGAAAGCACAGGTGATTCTGGCAATGGAGGCGCCGTTACCTTCATCGCCAGCAATGGCAATATCAGCCTCATGGATGTGATTGCCGCGTCGTCTTTTTCTAAGGATGGGAATGCTGGCAATGGTGGGGATGTGCGCCTGTCTGCTCCCCAGGGGCAGATCATGGGTCCAACGATGGGGTCTCAAATCATTACCTTTGCCGTAGCCGATACGGCGGGACAGGGAGCTGGCTCCGGAGGGGATGTGCTCTTAGAAGCCGGTACCCAGATTAGTAACCTGGAGATTTTCACCCTATCCTCTGATTTTTTCAGTGATGCCGGCAATGTGAGGATTTCAGGGTTTGGCGACCTGCACATTAGCGATCTAGAGATTCGCACCTCCCAGGCGATGCTGCCTGATCTGACCGGGGGAACGATTACCGTCGACGGTGTCGGCCTGTCCGGCAATATTACCGTTGAAAGCTCAGGGAATCTCAGCCTGGAGGAGGTGATCCTGGAAAGTAACACCCAGAGTGGTCTGCCGGCAGGCTTGATCAATATCAGCAGTTCCGGCCGACTCACCGTTCACGACAGTGCCTTTACCAGTAGCACTGAGGCAACGGGAGATGGGGGAGGTATCCGCTTATCTGGCGACGATGGAGTGACGCTCAATTCAACGGAGTTAAGGGCTGATTCCAGTGGCACTGGCGATGCGGGTGGCATTCAGATAGTTAGCTCCGCATCTGGGGACATGGTATTTAATGGCAGTGACCTCACCACCACGACAACGGGTGGTGCCGGTACGGGAGGGCGAATCACCCTGGAATCAGCCAAGGTCATCATCCTCAATGACACCGAGATCAAGGCAGATACTGAAGGGGCAGGCGAGGCCGGTGATATTGCTGTCAGTGATGTGGAGGTGTTGGTGCTGCGCCAGGGTAGTCTAATGCTTGCAGATGCCTTTGGGGATAGTCTCGTAAATGGCGGGGATATCAGCATCTCTGCGGATTTTGTCGTTGCTGTTCCCCAGGAAAACAGCGACATCATTGCCAACTCGATCTTGGGAGACGGGGGCAATATTACCATTTCCGCCAACAATATCTTCGGGTTTACTCAGCCCAGTGGCCTCACCTTCGGGCAGCTTCGCAGTAATACCAGCAATGACATCAGTGCCAGCTCTGAGTTTGGCCTCCAGGGCACGATCGATATCGACACGCTGGATTTAGATCCCAGTCGTGGGTTGGCAGAACTGCCGGTCAATTTGGATGATCCGGCGGATCAAATTGCGGAGGGATGTGGCCCAGATGCCGCCGTCGCCGCCCAGCAGAGTGAGTTTATTGTCTCGGGCCGGGGAGGATTGCCCCCTAGTCCGGGAACCTTAGATGCGATCGCACAGTCCGCCATCTCTGTACCCTGGGTCACCCATGAAGACGGTGCTGCCGCCAGGGTGCCGGATACCCCTGCCGCTGCAGCGGGTTCGCTAGTGGAGGCCGATGGCTGGATTACCCGAGCCGATGGCCAAGTCTACTTCATCGCGGCAGAGTCTGCTGCAGCTCCAGTACCCGCCAGTACCGTGACTAACCAGGGATGTGCACTGGTGTCAGAGATGGAGCCATGA